The genomic region GTCATCCGCGACGAAGCGTGGCGGGAGGTCTTCGCCCGCAGCATCCGCGAGGCCTTCCGGCAGGGCGTCGAAGGGTGGACTGACGAGTCTCTCGCCGCCTTCGGCACCTGGCCGGACATCGACTCGTCGATGGTGCGCACCTCCGTGACCTGGTGGCATGGGGCCGATGACAAGAACACCCCGTACGCGGCGGCGAAGCGTCTGGTCCGAAGGCTCCCGAACGCACGCCTTGTCACCTGGCCGGCCGGCGCCGGGCACATGTACGCGTATCAGCACGAAGACGAGATCCTCGACGAACTGCTCGCGCGCACCAGCGACAGCTGAAGCGCGGCCGCGCGATCGGAACCCGAACACCAACCGCGCCCCCGTGAGCCCGCACGCGACGCACCATCTCGGTGCGATGCCCGCGTGAGGATCCACCGCGTCGTCTCGCGTGCCCGCTACTCCGCAGCCGTGAGGAATCGGTCGATCAGGTTGGCGAGAAGCGAGCCGAGCTGCGCTTCCGCGACAGCGCCGGATTCGAGGACCTCGGCGTGGTTGAGGGGGGTGTCTTGGATACCCGCTGCGAGGTTGGTGACGAGTGATAGCCCGACGACCTCGATCCCTGCCTCGCGCGCGGCGATGGCTTCGAGCACTGTGGACATGCCGACGAGATCGACTCCCAGGGTTCGGAGCATGCGAACTTCTGCGGGTGTCTCATAGTGGGGCCCGGGCAACTGCGCGTAGGTGCCCTCGGCGAGTGAGGGGGCGACGGACCGGGCGAGGTCCCGGAGCCTCGTCGCGTAGAGGTCGGTGAGGTCGACGAAGTTCGCACCGACGATGGGCGAGCGAACGGTGAGGTTGACGTGGTCGCTGATCAGGACGGGCTGCCCGGGTGCGAGGTCGGCGGTGACACCTCCCGCGCCGTTCGTCAGGACCAGGATCTTCGCGCCGAGTGCGGCGGCGACGCGAACGCCGTGCACGACGGCCTCGGTGCCGTGTCCCTCGTACAGGTGGGTTCTCGCGCCGATCACGAGAACGCATGCACCGCGCGCAGTGCGGATGATCGTCAGTTCACCCGCGTGACCGGCGACCGCCGCCGCGTGGAATCCGGGGATCTCGGTTGCCGGAATCCGCGCGATGGGGGTGCCGAGACGGCCCGCTGCCTGCTTCCATCCGCTGCCGAGGGTCACGGCCAGGTCGACCTTATCGATGCCGGATCCTTCTCTGATGGCGTGCGCGGCGAGGCGTGCGAGCGATCGCGGTGACGCCGGGGAGTCGTTGGGTGCGTTCATCTTCGGGAACTCCAGGATCGGGTCCGCACTCATGCGAGCCCGTCGTACGTGGGCAGCGATCGGAGACTGGGCTGTGAGGCGGGGTCGGCGACGGCGGCCGCACCGACGGCGCACGCCCGCGCCAGCGCCGCGGCGGGAGGATCCTCGCGCAGAAGCCCGACGGTGAGTGCCGCGGCGAAGGCGTCCCCGGCCCCAACGGTATTGACGACGCGTGTGGCGGCGGCGGACGCGCGCGCGATCTCTTCGCCGTCGCGGTACAGAATCGCGCCTCGGGACCCGAGAGTGAGCGCCACCAGCCGGGCATCGCTCAGCCACGGCTGCGCGGCGTATTCGGTCTCGTTCACGATGAACAGGTCGACCCGTTCCCGCAGCGCCGCGGGGAGTTCGGTGATCGGTGAGGCGTTGAGTGCGACGAACCCGGTGGTGGATTCAACGACGTGCTGGATGATGGCGAGGGGCACCTCGAGTTGGGCGAGCACGGCTGCGTCGTCGGCGAGCGCGATACGGGCGGCGTCGATGTGGCTGTTGGCGCCGGGGCAGACGACGATCGAGTTCTCCCCGTCCCCGTCGACGACGATCAGCGCGGTCCCTGTCGGCTGGTCAACGGTCTGGACTCCGGTCGCGTCGACTCCGGTCTTCTCGAGGCCCTGGCGGAGCATCCGCCCGTCGGGGTCGTCGCCGACGGCACCGATCAGTTGGACGTCGGCGCCGAGCCGGGCGGCCGCGACCGCCTGGTTCGCGCCCTTTCCGCCCGGGTGGCGGGTGAGGGTTCCGTCGGCGACGGTCTCGCCGCGGTGCGGGGCGCGGGAGACGTGCGCGGTGATGTCGATGTTGATCGCACCGACCACCGTCAGCCTGGGCGTGCTCACGTCGCTTTCCCGGCCGCGGTGGTGGGGCGCGTGGCGTGGACGATGCCGTCGACGATCGCCTTGGAGACCGCGGCGACGTCGAGGTTCACAACGATTCGGGTGTTGCCGTCGCCGGCGGGCCGGTCGCTGACGCCCTCGTCGTCGCCGGCGTGGATGTGGACGGTGCCGGGTGCGCCGAGCTGGAACAGGCTCGGGTCGGTCATGGTCAGGACCGTGACCGGGTCGTGGGGAACGTTCCACTCCGTGTTCCAGAACTGCCACCACTGTCGGATTTCGTCGTTGATCAGTCGGCCGAGCTCGCCGCTGGCAGCGATGCGTTCCAGGTCGGAGTGGTCGATGTGGATCTTGCGGGTGATCTCCAGTCCGGTGATCGTCGTGGGGATCCCGGATCCGAAAACCTGCCGGGCGGCGGTGTCGTCGCTGCGGAAGTTGTGCTCCGGCTCGCGGTCTGCGAACGCGCCGCCCATGACCCACAGGTGCCGCACCGCGTTGGCGAATCGCGGGTCTGCGGTGATGGCCTTCGCGATATTGGTGAGGGGTCCGATTGCGATGATGTCGATCTCGCCCGGAGCGGCAAGCACGGTGTCGACGA from Microbacter sp. GSS18 harbors:
- a CDS encoding purine-nucleoside phosphorylase, with amino-acid sequence MSADPILEFPKMNAPNDSPASPRSLARLAAHAIREGSGIDKVDLAVTLGSGWKQAAGRLGTPIARIPATEIPGFHAAAVAGHAGELTIIRTARGACVLVIGARTHLYEGHGTEAVVHGVRVAAALGAKILVLTNGAGGVTADLAPGQPVLISDHVNLTVRSPIVGANFVDLTDLYATRLRDLARSVAPSLAEGTYAQLPGPHYETPAEVRMLRTLGVDLVGMSTVLEAIAAREAGIEVVGLSLVTNLAAGIQDTPLNHAEVLESGAVAEAQLGSLLANLIDRFLTAAE
- a CDS encoding nucleoside hydrolase, giving the protein MPRTHRVILDTDIGSDVDDLMALALILGTPTIDLLGVTTVYGDTALRARIARRVLSLAGREIPVHAGESTPLSGREVWWAGHEGALYPDLDAEHYDSDAAAQYLVDTVLAAPGEIDIIAIGPLTNIAKAITADPRFANAVRHLWVMGGAFADREPEHNFRSDDTAARQVFGSGIPTTITGLEITRKIHIDHSDLERIAASGELGRLINDEIRQWWQFWNTEWNVPHDPVTVLTMTDPSLFQLGAPGTVHIHAGDDEGVSDRPAGDGNTRIVVNLDVAAVSKAIVDGIVHATRPTTAAGKAT
- a CDS encoding ribokinase — protein: MSTPRLTVVGAINIDITAHVSRAPHRGETVADGTLTRHPGGKGANQAVAAARLGADVQLIGAVGDDPDGRMLRQGLEKTGVDATGVQTVDQPTGTALIVVDGDGENSIVVCPGANSHIDAARIALADDAAVLAQLEVPLAIIQHVVESTTGFVALNASPITELPAALRERVDLFIVNETEYAAQPWLSDARLVALTLGSRGAILYRDGEEIARASAAATRVVNTVGAGDAFAAALTVGLLREDPPAAALARACAVGAAAVADPASQPSLRSLPTYDGLA